Sequence from the Ziziphus jujuba cultivar Dongzao chromosome 9, ASM3175591v1 genome:
CAAACGCAAATTTCTCTTACAACCAGTCATCGTCATTTGAATTGAGACCAATCAACACAATTGGGTTATCTTTTGGATATTGCCAAAATTCGGATtacatgttttaatttattggacATTGACAGCATTTAAACTTCTAAATTTTGTTTGCCAACTTGACATAATCAAGAAGCCGCAAGTGGGTCTAGTGGTCTACTGATtcattaaacaacaaaaatggagaACCAGACAAGCTCTGTACCGTTGGTCAATCAGTGATGAAAACGCACgggaataaaaaacaaagaaacaggAAATGGTTCCAAAATGGGCAGCAAAGTTAAATAGTTTAGAGGATTAAAAAAGGAAACCAACACCCAAAACTGATTAAGAAAGGCTCCCTGATAGAAGACAGATATTTAAATGTTACACTCTTTGTGCAAacaatttatcaattatttgacACAAATACTTTGCTAATCAAGCAAAAGCTGTCTTAATAGTCATTGTCCAACTTGAAGATATTTTGTAtacttaataatttttagtgCTGCGTCCTACCTTGTggttaataaaatattagagaCTTGAAAAGATATTAGCCTAAATGACTATATAAATAATTCTTGATATTTTTCACAAAGTAAGCACTTATTACAATCATTTTACACTCAACCTTTAAAAGTTTGTCTGTCATATTTAAaacgctaaaaaaaaaaaaaaaaaaaatgttttcttaGAGCAAAAGATAGAGTCATCTTTTGAGTCTTGACCTGTTGTCTCGATATTCTATGTCATAGAAAGCGATTGCATGAGTTATTTAAAAACTAGATTGCCAGCTTACGccttttttaaatagaatcaTCGTTTGACTTTGAATAGGTGAAATGGCATGAAACCTCCGTGTCCAATTCAAAACCAAATGTGCTTGGCTGCCACTTCTCTACTTAATATAATTTATCTATAAGAATATCGATCTCTGATGTACAACATACAGGTCTCTGTCGTACAACATACAGCTTCAGTTTTTGTTAAAGACAGATAGGAACAGAAAAACTGATGTTTTTGTTAAGAAATGCATGGTAACTGTTAATCTCCACTTATGTTGGGCAGAATCACCTCAAAAAAATGTTGCAATCGAGGCCGAATTGTgaaatttctaaataaattttcttataaggaacaataaattgaaaaaagccCAAGTTTCCTCGGTCTCGATTTTAGCAGTTTTTAAGCAACCTGAAATTGTGGGACTCTAATCGAAGAGAAAAGTCCAAAAGTTTAATTACCATTCATCTACCAGTAGTCTCTACAAGAGCATAAACCTTGTCTAAAATGGTGAAAACGATTACAATCTCTGACAACAATCTCCCGATCAAATTCCTTTGAAATCATCTTTATAGCCTCATGACAATCACCACAAATCCTGAGGTTCTTAATGATGCGTATTGCTGTACCTGGGCTTGTCTTCAAGAAACAGAACGCAATTGCCAGTTTCTCACTATGAAGGGATAGTGCCAACTCCTTTCCTTCCTCATCTAAGTCGAGCAAAACCTCCCTCGTATTTCCTACGAAACCTTTCATCTTTAACCTCTTCAAAATTTCGTCAAGCATCTTAAATATCTTCTGAGACTCTGGATGAGATTTATCACCCACAAAAAACTCATGAAGAACACCACCTAGCTCAACTAAACTGCATCCTGGAACTTTCTTGATCCCCCTTACCTCCATAAGATCTCTCACCTGCCTCACTTCAATCCATTTTCCCATCTTAGCATACACATTCGATAAAAGAACATATGCACCACTGTTAGAGGGATCCAATTCAATTAGTTTCTTCAGCGAAATCTCACAAGTTTCAATGTCCCCATGCATCCTAGATCCACTCAGTAGAGCCCCCCATATGAGCACATCAGGCTCCATAGGCATTGATTTTACCACATTCCATGCCTCGCCGATGAGACCAGCTCTCCCATAAAGGTCAACAATGCAACCGTAGTGTTGGATCATAGGACTAATACCAAACTCTTTGTTCATCCTTCTAAAGTACTCCTTTCCTTCACTCACCAGACCTCCATGCACACAAGCACACAAAACACCTATAAATGTTACAGCATTAGGCCTCACTCCATGGCTTGTCATTTCATTGAATAACTGAAGGCACTCCCAGGCATCTCCATGCATAGCAAGTCCTGATACCATTGCACTCCAAGCCATCACATCCTTATTATGACCCATAAGGTTAAATACCCATTTCGCTTTTCCAATACTGCCACATTTTGCGTACATGTCTATTAAAGCAGTCCCTAAGACAACATCAATTTCCATTTTGCATTTTTCAATGTAAGCATGAACCCATTTTCCATGCTCAAGCGCACCTAAACGTCCACAAGCAGAAAGTATGCTCGACATGGTAAACCCATTAGGCTTGACATCATTTGTTTTCAACATTTGCATCTCACGGAACAAAGCAAGTGCTTCCTTATAGCCACCACATTCAACATACCCATTTATCATACAACTCCATGATATCACATTCTTTTCAGGCATTGCATCGAACAGATTCCATGCAACATCTATCAATCCCGCTTTACAATTCGCATTAATGATAGAATTCCAAGACGCTAAATCAGGTTGGGTAATCTCATCAAACAGTTGACGGGCAAGCATCAAATGGCCACAAGATGAGTACATATTGATAAGAGATGTTTGGACAAATGGGTCATCAACGAACCCAAAGAGGATAGTTTGGGTATGGATTTGTTTTCCAGAATGGAGATGAGGTGGGGAGTTGAAGGATTGGAGAAGGAAAGGGAAAGTGTAGAAATCGGGTTGAACTCCATGTAAACGCATTCGGCTGAAGATGGAGAATGGGGTTGAAAGGGTTGAGCCAGTCG
This genomic interval carries:
- the LOC107426305 gene encoding pentatricopeptide repeat-containing protein At3g62890, which produces MRAFARRLISLTHPSLHLSHPTPESFVWNTLIRVHAQQSSHGSTGSTLSTPFSIFSRMRLHGVQPDFYTFPFLLQSFNSPPHLHSGKQIHTQTILFGFVDDPFVQTSLINMYSSCGHLMLARQLFDEITQPDLASWNSIINANCKAGLIDVAWNLFDAMPEKNVISWSCMINGYVECGGYKEALALFREMQMLKTNDVKPNGFTMSSILSACGRLGALEHGKWVHAYIEKCKMEIDVVLGTALIDMYAKCGSIGKAKWVFNLMGHNKDVMAWSAMVSGLAMHGDAWECLQLFNEMTSHGVRPNAVTFIGVLCACVHGGLVSEGKEYFRRMNKEFGISPMIQHYGCIVDLYGRAGLIGEAWNVVKSMPMEPDVLIWGALLSGSRMHGDIETCEISLKKLIELDPSNSGAYVLLSNVYAKMGKWIEVRQVRDLMEVRGIKKVPGCSLVELGGVLHEFFVGDKSHPESQKIFKMLDEILKRLKMKGFVGNTREVLLDLDEEGKELALSLHSEKLAIAFCFLKTSPGTAIRIIKNLRICGDCHEAIKMISKEFDREIVVRDCNRFHHFRQGLCSCRDYW